GGTGTTACGCTTGGTAAGAGAACGACGGTGGAGGTCATTCACCCAAGTCAGGTGAGAATCAGTATCAATCGACGCACCCTCCTTGAGAGTGACAATAAACTTGTTGGGAACAGCCTCGGGAGCCTTGTGGTGAACTGCAGGGGCAGCGAGGACAGCTGGGAGCAAAGCTCCGAGATAGAGAGCAAGGCGGCGGATGCTGGCCATTGTGAATATGTCTTCTTATTGTAAACTTAGAAGTAATGGGAGATTGATGGCTGAGTCTGATCAGAAGTGTTTTTGTTGCGAGGAGAGTCgatttaaataatttttcTCGGCGCCCTATATGTAATCGATTTCACCAGCTTGAGCTATCATCACTTCTATCAATATGGCGTCTTTCTGAATGATCTGCCAAGTCGCTGGTTACAGACAACCAAGCTGCCTAAAAGGATTTAGGACAAATCGATCCAAACAAGATTGTGTGCTTTCATTCGGTAATCACAGCGCCAACCTCTTGGCATCTAGTTTGAATACGGAAAGCAATAAGATGTAGCAATATCGTCCGCATGTTTGCTAATGGATATTCATGCTGTGTGTTAAGGCATAAACTCGTGAACTTTTGCTTAGGCAACCTCCGTATCTTCCTAGACTAATGTCCAAGTGTTAccatcatctttgccataCATCATCATTCCTATGAGGCCATACCCAGGCTATATTTATCTGTTATATAGTTTAAGGTATGCTATACAGTTTAAGATTCGTTTAAGGTTATATATTGCCCATAAACTAGCTTTGGCGAGCTAGCCTATGAGCTTAACTGGAGGAGTCTATCGGCTGTGGAAAGGCAGATACTTGGGCGCTTCAGCTAGCACCATGCACACTAAGATCGCAATATCTGGGCACCTGCTAATTGCGTCACAATGTCCGAGCAATAAGGAACCTTTGAACAGGAGGGACGGCAAATATCTATATGGCGCAATACCTCCCGGCGGCTTGTCAAGTTTTAAGAAGGAGGGGATACCGAGTGCCGGACCTTTGATACTGCTCTAAAAGGAAGGTGATTCTACAATCCCTGAAGCTCCTCCATCATTGGCACAGCTTCTTCACTAGTGATTGCACCTATCTTACATAGAAAACAGCGACAATAGCTcttaaagaaataaaaagatAAGATAACCATAAACTAGTATAGAACAAATTTCCTTATATCTCTTGTTCTATTACAAAGCCTTTGGCAGCTGTAAAAATGAATTTTGAATTCCAGTTTGGTCATATTTTTAGCTGGTGGTATGGAGTATGGGCACAAAGAGTAATGGATAGTTAAGATTAGCTTTAAAATTTCCGCTCTCTGgatctctctttttatttgCAATACCTTTGGGGTCGTGCATCGGCTGATGCGGGCGTGTGGTGTTTTCCTGAGTTTCAATTACGTATATAGCAAAAGGGCCATTTAGCTGTGCGTCTGTTATTCTAGTGTTTCAGGGAATTCGGGGTCTAACTGGAAGCTCGACCTTCCTGTTGATTACGCACCTGTGATACCCCGCTGAGAGCCACACCAACGGTTCCATTACTAACTTACCAGCGCGCTCGATTTAGGCCTCCTTGGCATGGCTCCGGTGGAGAGAAACATCGATCCCGTGATATTGAGGTAGTTTTTGAGGACGGTGGATTCGGATCCTACGTTGACAGGCATGATACTCATCATACTGAGCCTCAGCCTCCAGGATTAGCTGCTGATTTTACACAACTTCACTCTCTAGAAGATATTGAAGTAGAGGCTCTTCAACTTTCTCAAGACTTGCCAATTATTTAGGCCAAATCAAGCGTTTTTCTTGCTAAAACTATATGGTGGGTCGAAGAATTCCCTTTCTTCCTAATAAACTGAGAAACCTTGAGTGATTTACAGAAGATGCTTCTGTAAAAACTTCACTTCGACATCCTTCTGGGACACCTTCGCCGTGCCGTTCATATATCCTCCAAAGTCAAATGGTTCGATCTTGTAAAACTCTTTTGGCTCGTTTACTTTCGCATACGCTTCCTCATGAGGCTCAGCAGGAAGCTCTCCACTGGGCGCGATATATAAGAGCGGCCTAGGAGAAACTCGCGGCAGATATGCTTGGAATTCGTTGGCGAAATTATAAAAGGCGCTTTCGAGTGTGACTCTGTTTTGCCAATTGAACTCCTTTGCATCACAGTTCCCTTTTATGTAAGAGTGAAAGTTAAAAAGCGCTGGCCCTCCGAGTAGCGCTTTTTGAGTAGCCGCAGTGGCTTCTTCCATTGATTCCGGGAAAAGTTGTATGTACTCTTGCTCGCTCTCCGAGGTCTTTGGTCGCGCTAAAGCTGCTCTCGATTGGTCTAGCAGACCTGGTGGGTAAAATTGGGCGTCGATTGCGCCCGATATTCCTGGGACTTGCAAAATAAGGGCTTTGACTCGCGGGTCAAGGGCAGTCGCTCGGATAGATGCGCCTCCTCCATGCCCACCGCCGACTTTAGAAATACGTCAGTACTTTTTACATCAATGTAAATGGATAAGGCTTCAGAGTTCGGTGCTTCAAGCAATACGCTTCAGTATAATCTGATATACTTACTAATCGCGATACGTTCTGGGTCTACATGCGGCGTTAAAAATGTACCGTATGTGACAGCGTCAAAAATATCCTCAGACTGCTTATCAAAATTTATATTGTGTCTTGGTAATCCATCGCTTTTGCCAAATGTTCTTGCATCGTACGTCAACGTTGCGAATCCGTTTTCGTTGAAAAGATTCGTTTGATGATCCATCAAGTGGCCTCTTGTAACAGCAAACTATGTTGTGTCAGTTGTATTCAAGAATGCGGTCAATCGCCCTGCATAAACGTACTGGGGACACGAAAATCACCAATGGCACGTTTGGTGCATCCAGCAATGTCAGTAAGCCTCTCAATGTAAGACCATCGCGGGTCTCGAACTCGACTTCTTTCTTAGTAGGCATCTTTCTAGTCATATACACCAAAGTCACTTATCGATATAGCAATATTAAGCTGCTAAATGTGTCTCTtatttgtgtgtgtgtttgcgATTCGTTGTGTTCAGTTTTACACAGCGTCAATATTAGTATTTATATTGGCCGTGAGGCCTCATTCTGCTAATTGTCGGCTTGTGAAAGAGTGGCCGTCACACTCCATGTTTCCTTGGCAACGTTGTTTCCAAATCGTGTTCTCTAATACAGAAGGTGTGTAGAGTGTAAGGAAGGAAATATTCACGACTTCCAAGTGTTTTATCGGCGAAAGGTTGTGAAGTTGCACACGGAGAAAATTACAAATGCCATTCTGGTTTTAAAGCGCCATCTCTATTTTCGCCTTAGAGTAAGCACGACTCTGCATCTCAAAACAGATTATGAATCTTATTGCCGCCTTAGGCTTCATTAATAAGCTCGGCGTTTGAAAGAACGGCGCATATAGTTATCCATGAAAGTCGCTCATTAAAACAGGCATACAGTTCCTGCACTCTCATCAGATAGCCTGCGTTATACAGCTGTTTTTCGTGTCTTTATAGATGAGGCGAAAGCTTGAACAGCGGATCTTACACTAATGGTATTATAGAGTGCATCTAAAACCATTTTGATGTCTTGCAAGCATCATGGTCGTTTGTATTTAATGGCGAGTCATTTCGAGAGCTGCTATTAACAGATGGTTGCAATTTATTGCGTATAAGTCCATTAATCATCTTCTATTTATACGactatataaaatatttgGCATGACAAAA
This genomic stretch from Trichoderma breve strain T069 chromosome 1, whole genome shotgun sequence harbors:
- a CDS encoding serine aminopeptidase, s33 domain-containing protein; protein product: MPTKKEVEFETRDGLTLRGLLTLLDAPNVPLVIFVSPFAVTRGHLMDHQTNLFNENGFATLTYDARTFGKSDGLPRHNINFDKQSEDIFDAVTYGTFLTPHVDPERIAIIGGGHGGGASIRATALDPRVKALILQVPGISGAIDAQFYPPGLLDQSRAALARPKTSESEQEYIQLFPESMEEATAATQKALLGGPALFNFHSYIKGNCDAKEFNWQNRVTLESAFYNFANEFQAYLPRVSPRPLLYIAPSGELPAEPHEEAYAKVNEPKEFYKIEPFDFGGYMNGTAKVSQKDVEVKFLQKHLL